AAGGGGAACCCGGACTACGAGGACTTCATCACCTTGGAGGGATCAAAAAAGGGCAGAAACATGTTCACCAAGCACATTGCACAGCTGAAACAGGAGCAGATCaagaggaggagagaggagtACCTCACCACGCTCCCCAAAACACTAAACAACCTCCTGAGTCGCTTAGAAGAGGTTGAGCACCTTACGTGGTCCGAGGCGCAGAGTGTGATCCGGAACCGCTCCGACTTCCAGTGCTGGTTCGTGGTACTGGAGCAAACGCCGTGGGACGAGACGGACCACATCGACAACAGCGATCGGCGAATACCCTTTGACCTTCTGAACACGCCTGACGGTGAGAGGATCTACCACAACCATGTCCAGCACCTGCTCTCCGAGAAGCGGAGGGTGGAGATGAAGGAGCGGTTCAAGAAGACGTTGGAGCGGGTCCATTTTATCAGCGCGGGGCAGCCCTGGGAGGAGGTCATGTGCTTCGTCATGGAGGACGAAGCCTACAAGTACATCACAGAATCAGATAGGCGGGATGTTTACTGCCGACACCAGCAGGAAATAGTTGAAAGGGCCAAAGAGGACTTTCAGGAAATGCTGTTTGAACACGCCGAGCTGTTCTACGACTTGGATCTCAACGCCACGCCGAGCTTTGACAAGATGAGCGAAATTCACGGCGTGTTAAACGAGGAGCCCAGGTACAGAGCCTTGCAGAAACTTGCCCCGGATAGGGAGTCGCTCCTCCTCAAACACATCGGCTTTGTCTACCACCCCACGAAGGAGACGTGCCTGAGCGGGCAGAACTGCGTGGACCTGAAAGTGGAGCAGGTTTTGGCCAACCGGCTGGTACAGCTCGACCACGGCCGCTCCAGTCTCTACTACAACGGCGCCAACATCGATAAGATCAACCTCTGCCTCCTGGGAAGGGAAGGTCTCTCACAGGAACTGGCCAATGAGATTCGAGCTCAGTCCACAGACGACGAGTACACCCTGGATGGCAAGATTTACGAACTGGAGCTTCTCCCTGTGGACGTCAACTCCACGCTGCTCTTCAGTCATACGTGGGTCTCCACTTTCAAGCCGCACGGCTGCTTCTGTGTGTTCAATTCCATCGAGTCCCTCAACTGTATCGGGGACTGCATCGGCAGGATCAGAGCCGAGATTGCCCAGAGTCGGAGAGAGAGGTTCGCTCCGCCTCTACCTTTCATCCTCATCCTGGCCAACCAGAGGGACAGCGTTTGTAAAAACATACCCATCCTGCGGCACCAAGGCCAGCAGCTGGCAAACAAACTTCAGTGCACCTTCGTAGACATCCCCTCCGGCGCCTTTCCGAGGAAGTTTACAGAGTTCCAAATCAAGCAGGGCCTCCGAGCAGTGCTGGAGGGGCTCAAGCAGAACTTTGATGTCCTGGCCCCGCTGCCCTCAATCAAAGACATGTCGGAGGCCGACCTGCGGATAGTCATGTGCGCCATGTGTTGGGACCCCTTCAGCGTCGACCTCATTCTCTCGCCTTTTCTGGAGTCGCACTGCTGCAGCGCCGGGCAGCCCGGCCAGAGCAACACGCTGGTGCTGGACAAGATCATCGGGGACAGCAGGAGGCGCATTCAAGTCACCGTCCTCTCTTATCACTCTGCCATCGGCGTGCGCAAAGACGAGCTGGTGCACGGCTACATCCTGGTCTATTCGGCCAAGCGCAAGGCCTCAATGGCGACCCTTCGTGCGTTCTTGGCAGAGGTCCAGGATGTGATCCCGGTCCAAATGGTGGCCATCACAGACAGCCAGGCAGACTTCTTTGAAAACGACGCCATCAAGGAGCTGATGACGGAAGGGGAGCACATTGCCACGGAGATTGCCGCCAAATTCACAGCGCTTTACTCGCTATCGCAGTACCACAGACAGACTGAAGTATTCACGCCCTTCTTCAACGAAGTGCTCGACAAAAAGCCAAACATCGAGAGCTCCTTTTTATTTGACAGCTCGTCGAGGGAGTGCACCACCGGTGCCAGTGAAGAGGTCTTCCAGACGTCCCCACATAGCCACTCTCCGGCCTACAACACCTATTACCCCGAATCCGATGATGAAAACGAAGCCCCCCCACCTTATAGTCCAATAGGCGATGATGTTCAGCTTCTTCCCACACCCAGTGAACGGGCCAAGTACCGCATCGACCTGGAGGGGAACGAGTATCCCGTCCGCAGCACACCGGTCGGCGACCACGAACGCAACCACAAAGTGCCTCCACCTGTCCGACCCAAGCCCGCTCTTCCCAAGCCCAATGTGAAAAAGTTGGACCCAAACTTGCTGAAAACTATCGAAGCTGGAATGCGAAGCAACCGCAGGACTCCGCGGGGGCCCATGATGCACGCCAACGACATGGAGCCTTCAGACAACTATGCAGACCCCGTGGACACCCTGCTGAGGACCCGGGGCTTCAACAGCGACGACATTTACGCCGAGCCCGACGACACGCACGGCCGCCTCGTCAAAATCCGAAACTCGTTCGGCCTCCACGGCGCAGGCGAGGAGGAGAACGGATACGACCGCAAGTCTCAGGCTGCGCGCCGGCCTTCCAAATACAAACACCGCTCCAAAATCCTGTTCAGCAAGACGAAAGCCTACCAAAGACGCTTCCACTCGGACAGCGACGGAGAGGAGACGGGCCCCGCCacgcaaaagaagaagaaggggagGGCCCATCGGGGCAGCGAGGAGGACCCCTTGTTGTCTCCCGCCGACCCCTGGAAGGGCGGCATAGATAACCCTGCCATCATGTCTGACCCCGAGCAGGAAGAcaagaaaatgaagaagaagaagacgaccaAGACGCCAAAGGAACCGAAGAAGGTGAGTCTAGTCATATCTAGTCAGCATCCACGAGTAAAGCAAAGCCGACTCCGGAGTCGGTGCTCATGTTGGTGCATTGAATGTGAATAGAAATGCAAGTTATTGTAGTGTGAAGGAACTGTTTCCACACAACAGCGAGATGTTTAAAACCATTATTACAAACTTTGTACTGTTGATGAGGGCCAATATGAGATTGGGGGCTCACACTGAATACATTCAGGACGCTTCAAGATTTAAGACTTGCCGATGACGTGGTATTTTGCCGCGTAGGTAGTGCACGATGTTCAAAAtgatctacatcaggggtgctcattaagtcgatcgcgagctaccggtcgatcgcggaggtggtactggccgatcgctggtcgatcgcggcgtgacattaaaaaaatatcatcccagcatcaatgccgtcacttgattgacatacagggcagccattcagatgacaactgaatgttgcccttcgggcgaccaatcaaatcaaacaacgtctctaagtgcagcagaacttacgatgtcagcctatcatccatccccgttacttgattgacatacaggacaaccagtcagatgacaactgaattttgacctttaggtcaccgctcatgcgtaaacaacgatgcaaagtgctaagctagtcggcgaattgcgcgattttaaagccctcgctaaagtttatggtcactaaaatgagtgaaggagctggaccaagtaaaaaggcaaaaactggaccaagtaaaaaggcaaaaaacatatcacttccatacagatatggaatattatacggatattgtgatacggatattatccatgactaataaacatttggaagtgtgcttgaggctggctatcagcagctactgtccggactatgcatccctggctggttcaattcagtgcaagtcatcaaagtaaactcaggtaattacaaaaaatgttaatagttaattatgtgtgttttgcaatattggctcatttggttatgtaaggtacatcaacatacattgtacgtacaaataatcctcaatacatttgaaaataaatagatgttttgcatttttgtagtgggtagatcattttgactcggtcattttaaaagtagctcgcatgctgaaaaagtgtgagcacccctgatctacataaTCGTGGCGCTGCTGCCACCTGATAGCGGCTTGGAACAAAATGATTTGTTATCCCCGGCAGCCCGGATGCCATTCATGCAACGCGTCACAAATCAGATAATGGTGTGCAAAATGGCTGGAGAAACGGCCCTGGGCGCTACACGGCCGCTATGAATGCAGGGCTTTGTGGGGACATTCAGATTGGGGATGTCGTACAGGCCTGGTCGCCGTGGCGCGTGAAGCGCTGGCCGGGCTTTGAAAAGCAAAGCATTGTGGGAAATGAAAGCCACCTCTGCACTTTCTTGGTGTCCTCCGTTGAACGTCTCTCGTCATCCTCCACATTTTCTCCTTTTCACTCCCCCTCTCCGCCTTCATCCCACTAACTTTACATCTGATCTGTTCCCTGTttgccctcctcttcctcatctctcCTCTGACACGTTCCGCCTCCTCTTCACTTTCTTTCCAAAACTTTTTTGCATTCCCTCATGTGTCAATTCTCTTGCTTCTTTCCTTTGATTCACTTTCTTTtctccaaaagaaaaaaaaatctgtctcaAATGTCTTCAgtgaatccacatttttattctcatttttcttCCCATCTTTAGTCATACGCTTAACTTTTGGTTTGTCCCAGTTTCCATCTCTGCTTGATTTTTACACCCCCGTTTTTGTCCCATCACTCCCTCACCTTCTTTCTTTTCTCGTTTTAAATACAACTTCCTGTCCTTTCCGTTGTCAtcctttacctttttttttccttcaacaaCATCCCTCCTCACCCGTTAGCGTTTTATCTAAATGACCCCCCCTCTTTTCCCTTCCAGGCCAAGTCTTCTTCCAAGCCCCCCAAGCCACTGTACCCCCCCACGAGAAGAACCTGGGAGAGCAACTACTTTGGCGTTCCCCTGCAGAACCTGGTGACACCGGAGCGAGCCATCCCACTCTTCATTGAGAAGTGTGTGGACTACATCGAGCGTACAGGTGGGTCACCTCTTGGTGTATGCGTCTGGTTAAAGAGGAGCTTTGGCAAATACGTGCAAATGTCATGCAAATAGCTTCTGACCTTTGTTTGCTGTGAGGGTGGGAGGACGGAATCCGCTGTGATTATCCCCTCCCAACATGTTTAGAAGTCTGGCGTGCCACTGCACTCGCCAAGATACCGGTCACTACAAGTTCAATGAGCTTCaacgaggaggggggggggggtgcttcatGTCCTCCCAAAACGCTTTCAGCATCCGTTGTACAATAGCGTACTTTTGTATGCACGGCAGAGGTGTTCAAAGTTTTTCTAGTGAGGGGCGgacacagaaaaatgaaaggattggGGAACCGCATttccattttgtacattaaagatgcgACAAACCCATCGAATGTGGgtcatattttacatttgtaaGCCCCCCCAAGTAGATATGCTGGTTGTCAAGTGTATCATTACTTTCTCTCCGCTGCTCCTTTTTCCAGTTTTTCAGTTTTATATCATCTTGTCATTTTCACTGTGACATTAGTCCAatcatattttgttgttcttctcgTAATATCACAACGTTTCCCCAACCGAatcttccaaaaattgcaactctATTCTCTTCGTTAGTGATATTGCAGAAAttatttttgtggaaaaaaaaaatctcatagaACTACGATGTTATGCTTTTGTcataatgtcacattttttatttctaatatttatttattcattcattcattcattttcaaccgcttatcctcagggtccaccctggactggtggccagccaattacagggcacatatagacaaacaaccattcacactcacattcatacctatggacaatttggagtggctaattaacctagcatgtttttggaatgtgggaggaaaccggagtacccggagaaaacccacgcatgaattaaactttggtctcctagctgtgtggcctgtgctaaccacttgtccaccgtgcagcctagtttctagtatttctactttattctcataaaatgactgctCTTTTATATACCGTATATTTAAATTATCTATTGATATAAATCTTAGGAGACCACGGCAAAATGgtcattttctttgaatttacaataaatatttgttttattctaCAAACTACTGAGAACCTTAGTCCtaaaattttatattaaattgtttaattttaaaattaaacaacCCAATATTAATGTTATCACTTGGAGTTCAGAAATGAATATTTGGTGGAATAACCGTGGTTTCCAATCACAGCTTTCATGCATCTCGGCATGCTGTCCAGTGTCCACCAGTTGGAATTTGAGGTGGCCTCTTAGATGTTTTCCAGAgccgtgtatgtatgtatatatatatataatataatgtgtatatatgtctgtgtgtgtgtgttgcgtcaGGCCGTCATCCTCCATGGGCATGCGTCAACTAGCTGACAGCAGGGGCGTGACCGCCACACCCATTATGGTGAAACTGCAGTAGGGTTCAAGTAAAGCAGCCTGTTGGGACATGTGCAGTCATTGCTGGTGATGCAggccccggtgcatgctgggagcCTGTCAGGCTCTGTGCCCACTGACTGGGAGATTCCGTAATGAAGTCATGATGTCGTTGGATAACCGTAACGTGTCACATGGACGTTCCCGGCACGTCCTGGGTGAACGTTTGTGAATGATGTACGACACATGAGGAAGTAGAATTGAAGTACTTAGTTAGTCCTTAGTCACCTTAATCTTTCCAGTTGACCTGATGTTGTTGGATATGTTTATAGTCACATGAGGTGTGTGAGCAGTGAGGCACCGAGGTTGGTTTTCAGTCGGGACAGAATTCCAGCCATCTCTTCCCGCGGCTCCATATGTGCAGCAAATGTCTTGTATTGTAAATCAGGAGGCGGAACTTCCTGCATTCTTTGTCGTCTTCTGTCTGCGAGCgaatgttgactttattt
The sequence above is drawn from the Doryrhamphus excisus isolate RoL2022-K1 chromosome 13, RoL_Dexc_1.0, whole genome shotgun sequence genome and encodes:
- the LOC131140231 gene encoding rho GTPase-activating protein 5-like, which translates into the protein MAKNKDARPPTFAVSVVGLSGTEKEKGNCGVGKSCLCNRYIRPDADNYFSEHTSVLSTIDFGGRVVNNDHFLYWGEVPHRGDEGLDCKIQVIEQTEFIDDQTFLPHRSTNLQPYTKRAAATKLQSAEKLMYICTDQLGLEQDFDQKQMPDGKLNIDGFVLCIDVSKGCNRKFDDQMKFVNSLYSQIVKSKKPIVVAATKCDELVEQHLRDLQTFVASKKNVLLVETSARANVNVELCFNALIQQLDKTRGKPKTVPYLDASKVQRQLVASVTDRFEKLMVQMVRDYHTTWKGVVSSMKGNPDYEDFITLEGSKKGRNMFTKHIAQLKQEQIKRRREEYLTTLPKTLNNLLSRLEEVEHLTWSEAQSVIRNRSDFQCWFVVLEQTPWDETDHIDNSDRRIPFDLLNTPDGERIYHNHVQHLLSEKRRVEMKERFKKTLERVHFISAGQPWEEVMCFVMEDEAYKYITESDRRDVYCRHQQEIVERAKEDFQEMLFEHAELFYDLDLNATPSFDKMSEIHGVLNEEPRYRALQKLAPDRESLLLKHIGFVYHPTKETCLSGQNCVDLKVEQVLANRLVQLDHGRSSLYYNGANIDKINLCLLGREGLSQELANEIRAQSTDDEYTLDGKIYELELLPVDVNSTLLFSHTWVSTFKPHGCFCVFNSIESLNCIGDCIGRIRAEIAQSRRERFAPPLPFILILANQRDSVCKNIPILRHQGQQLANKLQCTFVDIPSGAFPRKFTEFQIKQGLRAVLEGLKQNFDVLAPLPSIKDMSEADLRIVMCAMCWDPFSVDLILSPFLESHCCSAGQPGQSNTLVLDKIIGDSRRRIQVTVLSYHSAIGVRKDELVHGYILVYSAKRKASMATLRAFLAEVQDVIPVQMVAITDSQADFFENDAIKELMTEGEHIATEIAAKFTALYSLSQYHRQTEVFTPFFNEVLDKKPNIESSFLFDSSSRECTTGASEEVFQTSPHSHSPAYNTYYPESDDENEAPPPYSPIGDDVQLLPTPSERAKYRIDLEGNEYPVRSTPVGDHERNHKVPPPVRPKPALPKPNVKKLDPNLLKTIEAGMRSNRRTPRGPMMHANDMEPSDNYADPVDTLLRTRGFNSDDIYAEPDDTHGRLVKIRNSFGLHGAGEEENGYDRKSQAARRPSKYKHRSKILFSKTKAYQRRFHSDSDGEETGPATQKKKKGRAHRGSEEDPLLSPADPWKGGIDNPAIMSDPEQEDKKMKKKKTTKTPKEPKKAKSSSKPPKPLYPPTRRTWESNYFGVPLQNLVTPERAIPLFIEKCVDYIERTGLTTEGLYRVSGNKTDQDNIQKQFDQDHTIDFVVMDVAVNAAAGALKAFFADLPDPLIPYSLHPELVEAAKIVDYIERLQVLREIVKKLPSVNYHVFKYIITHLNRVSQHSKTTLMTADNLSICFWPTLMRPDFENKDTLSTTKLNQAVIESFIVQSDYFFHGGEVADSSSSGGTPPPRCHNMVEALLPLQLPPPLQPQQIQHALPPEPLI